The Mytilus trossulus isolate FHL-02 chromosome 13, PNRI_Mtr1.1.1.hap1, whole genome shotgun sequence genome has a segment encoding these proteins:
- the LOC134694525 gene encoding uncharacterized protein LOC134694525: MYLSMLEKRADIIMLQEHWLHNREKQALQEFLTDFLCLVKCFDDDKTSDPTERRRGHAGVAICVNKTLQNLVELLPDGCNRVIAIRLNIKQPLVLICVYMPTRGGNITIEDFKSVLDELSEIIEKYLPTSDIIIGGDMNASLHRNERKIPRDIVFDEFLKSNGLSIPSTCKKQSTFFHFNNRDESQIDYFVETSALVKKYLSFNREFQNLSTHDPIMISINCCIDRMDISTSDPRPLRIKWDKIDKQKYENLLQERLTEFNDVAVVETSENIENILTKFSDIIVTTAESLCPKRKKLFKRKRDWTPEMTEIVKEGKFHYWKWKNEGNKDNKSSINYIRMKVQKKKLRSAQRRLAAEKRENTYTKIMELNENNDKQFFALVNKQRNSRPSTTSILKVNNRLYNNSASILGAWAEYFEDLASPSVQDRFDSKFFNLVNNDIEILTDIFLSTREPIQEVTEYELNKCILSFKNGKAPDVDKFTIEHLKYGGQTVINILTKLINLIFKTVAVPNNLKIGIGCPLFKNGGKPKEDPNSYRRITITSAIGKTIEKLHLSRNKSSIKNQQSRLQKGFTEGESPTVAGLVVTELRIEAKEKRLPIYIGLTDAKKAFDIVWHAGLFREMHKMNISGDNWLLFRAWYEDLTTKVKWEGNYSRGFKEKQGVRQGGVWSPTAYKVFINSLLKIYEENKIGSYIGSIYCGAPTVADDVTLIANDPYDLQTMINIQMDHANKFRYTISEQKSCVLKIGDKSEHSWYMNDQKLNTPINATHLGIKRDIHSKFGVKEVVPDRIQTARKTVYALMGAGLYGLNGINPKVSVHMIKCFVIPRLLYGLDIIRLTKTDIAKLSVYYIQLLKQIQHLPSRTANSAVLVLTGQLPIESEIHKKMLSLFRNIADNHGSVERSIAQRQLALKTRDSESWFIQIIKLTEMYELPSPIEVMDLVPEKHIWKKLVYNAVNDYWKNILILEARTKVSMKMLNVDNFKAGVVHNIWESCGSELLSVKRACVKAKIISGTYTLQADRAKFNGNRSSSLCPLCFKQSEDLMHFLIKCNSLEGVRRKFIMLLRNLLNDKINALLVDDLFNVEDNLLQLIVDCTKFQFLKQLWTTIERLSSSLCFGLHQKRTSLLL, from the coding sequence ATGTATCTATCTATGCTAGAGAAAAGAGCTGATATAATTATGCTACAGGAACATTGGTTACATAATAGGGAAAAACAAGCTTTACAGGAATTTTTAACTGACTTTTTATGTCTTGTAAAATGCTTTGATGATGATAAGACTAGTGACCCAACTGAAAGGAGGAGGGGGCATGCTGGGGTTGCAATTTGTGTtaacaaaacattacaaaatctTGTTGAACTTTTACCGGATGGATGTAATAGAGTAATAGCTATCCGTCTCAACATAAAACAGCCACTTGTGCTAATATGTGTCTATATGCCAACTAGAGGTGGAAATATCActattgaagattttaaatctGTACTAGATGAGCTAAgtgaaattatagaaaaatatctaCCTACTTCTGATATAATTATAGGAGGTGACATGAATGCCTCACTGCATAGAAATGAGCGTAAAATACCTCGTGACATTGTCTTTGATGAATTCTTAAAATCAAATGGACTGTCAATACCTTCCACTTGCAAAAAGCAGAGTACGTTTTTTCACTTCAATAATAGAGATGAATCTCAAATTGACTATTTTGTTGAAACTAGTGCACTGGTcaagaaatatttgtcatttaatcGTGAATTTCAAAATCTATCCACTCATGATCCAATTATGATTTCAATTAACTGTTGTATTGATAGGATGGATATAAGCACTAGCGATCCTAGACCCTTACGTAtaaaatgggataaaattgataaacaaaaatatgaaaatttactaCAAGAGAGATTAACTGAATTTAATGATGTGGCTGTGGTTGAAACTTCTGAAAATATAGagaacattttaacaaaattttctgATATTATTGTGACTACTGCTGAAAGTCTATGCCCAAAAAGGAAAAAACTATTTAAGAGAAAAAGGGATTGGACCCCAGAAATGACTGAAATTGTTAAGGAGGGTAAATTTCACTATTGGAAATGGAAAAATGAAGgtaataaagataataaatctAGCATTAACTATATCCGAATGAAAGTGCAAAAGAAAAAACTTCGTTCTGCCCAAAGACGATTGGCTGCTGAGAAAAGAGAAAATACGTATACCAAAATTATGGAATTAAATGAGAataatgataaacaattttttgcATTAGTAAATAAGCAGAGAAACTCGAGGCCATCTACTACTTCAATCTTGAAGGTTAATAATAGACTGTATAATAATTCAGCCTCTATTCTGGGAGCTTGGGCCGAATACTTTGAAGATTTGGCCTCACCATCTGTGCAAGACAGATTCGAtagtaaattttttaatttggttaatAATGACATTGAAATATTAACTGATATTTTCTTAAGTACAAGAGAACCGATTCAGGAAGTGACTGAGTACGAattgaataaatgtattttatcttttaaaaatggaaaagctCCAGATGTTGATAAATTCACCATAGAACACTTGAAATATGGAGGACAGACAGTTATAAATATACTAACTAAATTGATaaacttaatttttaaaactgttgctgtcccaaataatttaaaaattgggATAGGATGCCCTCTGTTTAAAAATGGAGGAAAACCAAAAGAAGATCCAAATTCATATAGACGTATAACTATAACTAGTGCTATTGGAAAAACTATAGAAAAGCTacatttatcccgtaacaaaaGCTCCATTAAAAATCAGCAAAGTAGATTACAAAAAGGGTTCACTGAAGGGGAATCCCCTACTGTAGCGGGGCTGGTTGTAACTGAACTAAGAATAGAAGCTAAAGAAAAACGTTTACCCATATATATTGGATTAACTGATGCTAAAAAAGCGTTTGATATAGTATGGCATGCTGGCCTTTTTAGAGAAATGCATAAAATGAACATATCTGGAGATAATTGGTTATTATTTAGGGCTTGGTATGAAGACTTAACTACAAAAGTAAAATGGGAAGGAAATTATTCACGTGggtttaaagaaaaacaaggtGTCCGTCAAGGAGGGGTTTGGTCTCCAACTGCGTATAAAGTTTTTATCAACTCTTTACTGAAAATCTATGAGGAAAACAAAATTGGATCGTACATAGGCTCAATATACTGTGGTGCTCCAACTGTAGCAGACGATGTTACATTGATAGCTAATGATCCATATGATCTACAAACTATGATTAATATTCAAATGGACCATGCAAATAAATTTAGATATACGATTAGTGAACAGAAATCTTGTGTATTGAAAATAGGAGACAAGTCAGAACATTCCTGGTATATGAACGACCAAAAGTTAAATACACCAATTAATGCTACCCACTTAGGAATAAAAAGGGACATACATTCTAAATTTGGAGTTAAAGAAGTTGTACCAGATAGAATACAAACTGCTCGTAAAACAGTGTATGCATTGATGGGCGCTGGTCTCTATGGCCTGAATGGGATAAATCCGAAGGTCTCAGTTCATATGATAAAGTGCTTTGTCATTCCGAGGCTACTGTACGGCCTGGATATTATTCGATTAACAAAAACTGATATAGCAAAACTATCTGTTTACTATATACAATTGCTGAAACAAATCCAGCATCTGCCGTCACGCACTGCGAATTCTGCTGTTTTAGTCTTGACTGGTCAGCTTCCTATAGAATctgaaattcacaaaaaaatgcTTTCCCTATTTCGTAACATTGCAGATAATCACGGGTCAGTTGAACGCAGTATCGCTCAAAGACAGCTTGCTTTAAAAACAAGAGACTCTGAAAGCTggtttattcaaattataaaattaacagAAATGTATGAATTACCATCCCCTATAGAGGTAATGGACTTAGTCCCAGAAAAGCATATTTGGAAAAAATTGGTTTATAACGCAGTGAATGACTATtggaaaaacattttaattcttGAAGCTAGGACAAAAGTATCtatgaaaatgttaaatgttgatAACTTTAAAGCTGGTGTAGTTCATAATATCTGGGAGAGTTGTGGTTCAGAACTTTTATCCGTTAAAAGAGCATGTGTCAAAGCCAAAATAATAAGTGGGACTTACACTCTTCAAGCTGATCGAGCAAAATTTAATGGAAATAGATCAAGTTCTTTATGCCCTCTGTGTTTTAAACAATCTGAAGACTTAATGCACTTTCTTATAAAATGTAACTCTTTGGAAGGAGTGAGAAGGAAATTCATTATGCTACTAAGAAATCTACTAAATGATAAGATAAATGCTCTTCTTGTGGATGACTTATTTAACGTTGAAGATAATCTATTACAATTAATAGTGGACTGTACAAAATTccagtttttaaaacaattatggaCAACAATTGAGCGTCTGTCAAGCAGCTTATGTTTTGGTCTACA